ATCGGCTGGAGTGTTGCCCAAACTAATGATAAAGGTGAGATGTTGCAGTGAGGCGAATTCAGCAGTAACACCTAATTTTTCATCGAGAATTTCATCTGCTTCAAATCCGGTTAAACCTAAACCAGAAACAGTGACAGTTAGTCGCGTTTTGTCTAAAGTTACAAAGCCGGGAGATCCCCCCAAATGAGGCATTTCCAAAACTGATAATCCAGAAATTTGACTGATTCTGGTTCTAGCTTCTTCAGCAAGTTGCAGAGTGCGAGACATCAGCATTTTTCCGTGGAGTGCCATTTGCTGACGCGCTGCATCTAAAGAAGCTAAAAGTAAATAACTAGGACTGGTAGATTGTACTAGCTGCAAAGCTTTACTGATGCGATCGCCATCTATCCTATTACCTTGAATGTGCAGCATCGATGCCTGTGTCATTGCACCGAGTACCTTATGGATGGATTGTACAGTTAAATCTGCACCTGCGGCTAAAGCTGATGTTGGTAATTCGGGATGAAAGGCAAAGTGTGCGCCGTGTGCTTCATCTACTAGTAGAGGGATATTATATTGATGTGTAATATTGGCGATCGCACTCAAATCTCCACAAACACCGTAATATGTTGGATAAACTACCAACACTGCTTTCGCATCTGGATGTTGTTGGAGTGCAGATTGTACAGCGTTGGGCGTGATGCTGTGGGCAATATCTAAAACTGGATCGTATTCAGGGTTGAGAAAAATTGGTATTGCACCAGAGAGAATTAAACCTGCGATCGCAGAAGAATGCACATTGCGAGGCAGAATAATTTTATCGCCTGTGCCACAGGTAGCCAAAATTGCCGCTTCAATCCCACAGGTAGAACCATTTACAAGAAACCATGTTTGCGAAGCGCCAAATGCTTCAGCCGCTAGTTGTTGGGCTTCTTGAATAACGCCTTGGGGTGCAAAGAGATTATCTAAATCTGCTAATTCGGTTAAATCAGCGCGAAAGACGGCTTTGCCAAGTAAGTCAGCCAAGGGTTGAGAAATTCCCTCACCTAGTTTATGTCCTGGGGTGTAAAAAGGCGCGTGATGTCTTGCTGCATTAGCTTTTAAGGCATCTAATAAAGGTGTTTTGTTTTGATTGAGCATTTAATAATTCGTAATTGAAGGTACAAGAAAGGTAAATTTATTAGTGTACAAAAATAAATTATTCCTGATGCACAGCATGAGGTAATAATTACGAATTACGAACTTGTACTGAGCGTAGCCGAAGTATTACGAATTATTCACATGAGGCCTTATCATCAAATCCCAATTTTCGAGTGTGGTGAACCGCTAATGGCGATTCCTCTAAAATTATTTGCGGTGGAATCTCCCCATCCTTATGAAAAATTAGGTGCGCCTTATGGCGATCGCTCTCCCTATTATCTCCGTCAAAGCGTCATTGAAAATTTGATCCAAGCGCAAAATTATCTTAATCTTCTGCATCCTAACTGGCGTATCCAAATTTTTGATGCTTATCGCCCGATCGCAGTCCAGCAGTTTATGGTAGATTACAGCTTCACCCAAGCAGTGCGGGATAGGGGATTAACTGATGTGGAATTATCCCCAAACCAACGCCAAGAGATTTGGGAAGCGGTTTATGCAATTTGGGCTGCACCAAGTTTAGATGAAAAAACTCCCCCTCCTCACAGTACTGGTGGGGCAGTAGATGTAACGTTGGTAGATGATGCAGGGCAAATAGTGAATATGGGTTCGCCAATTGATGAGATGTCAGAGCGATCGCATCCTAATTATTATGCCAATAGCGATCGCTCTGAAACCCAAAAGTATCATGCTCATCGTCAGCTATTGCGAGATGTAATGTTAAAAGCTGGCTTTCAACGCAATCCTAGAGAATGGTGGCATTTTTCTGTTGGCGATCAAATGTGGGCTTGGCTGAACAATGAATCTAATCCAGCCAATCCTGTCACAGCACGTTATGGACGGCTTACATAGATGCGTTATGCATCTTGAGGATTTAACTCTCTTAACTCGTCGGTGGTATAAGTCCCAATGGGAGTCCAAACTAGATAGGGAAGGAGTAACAGCGCCGCCATTAAAGAAATCGGTAAAACGCAAATTGCCAAGACAAGGGCTAAAATCAAACCAATTAGTCCAAGAATTTCCCCGGTTTTGAGACTGCGAAATCTCAACATTAGAGGTATGTAGGCGACGGTAATAATTTCTACCACGAGATACAAAGCCATTAATAGCCAAGTAATTAAGCTGCCGGGATTTTTTTCCCAGATAATATAAGCTGAAACTGTACCACTGATAAAAATCACAGTCCAGATGAACGGAATCAGCGGCTCAAAAACTAGCCAGCGAGGGCGACTTAAATGTGCAAACCATTTAACATCACGCGGCGTGATTAAGAAACTCCCAAGGGCAATGAAGAAAGTTACAGCCCCAATTATTATCCAAGATGGAATCATAATGCACTCAAGCTTTGTGTATTTTGTCAAGTCATACACTGCAAGTGTGACAATTTAGGCTAGATGTTTAATCATTCTCTGGTGCGATTCTTAAGCATCTTGAGGATTGAGACGGA
This portion of the Nostoc sp. GT001 genome encodes:
- a CDS encoding aminotransferase class I/II-fold pyridoxal phosphate-dependent enzyme, whose amino-acid sequence is MLNQNKTPLLDALKANAARHHAPFYTPGHKLGEGISQPLADLLGKAVFRADLTELADLDNLFAPQGVIQEAQQLAAEAFGASQTWFLVNGSTCGIEAAILATCGTGDKIILPRNVHSSAIAGLILSGAIPIFLNPEYDPVLDIAHSITPNAVQSALQQHPDAKAVLVVYPTYYGVCGDLSAIANITHQYNIPLLVDEAHGAHFAFHPELPTSALAAGADLTVQSIHKVLGAMTQASMLHIQGNRIDGDRISKALQLVQSTSPSYLLLASLDAARQQMALHGKMLMSRTLQLAEEARTRISQISGLSVLEMPHLGGSPGFVTLDKTRLTVTVSGLGLTGFEADEILDEKLGVTAEFASLQHLTFIISLGNTPADIEQLVQGFTTIAKEYRRSNLTVKNQVWLNLDRTLDYALQLSPREAFFAVSEILPLTQTNKRICAEIVCPYPPGIPVLMPGEVITISVLEYLQQIQAMGGFISGCNDISLKTLKVVK
- a CDS encoding M15 family metallopeptidase, producing the protein MRPYHQIPIFECGEPLMAIPLKLFAVESPHPYEKLGAPYGDRSPYYLRQSVIENLIQAQNYLNLLHPNWRIQIFDAYRPIAVQQFMVDYSFTQAVRDRGLTDVELSPNQRQEIWEAVYAIWAAPSLDEKTPPPHSTGGAVDVTLVDDAGQIVNMGSPIDEMSERSHPNYYANSDRSETQKYHAHRQLLRDVMLKAGFQRNPREWWHFSVGDQMWAWLNNESNPANPVTARYGRLT
- a CDS encoding TspO/MBR family protein, with the translated sequence MIPSWIIIGAVTFFIALGSFLITPRDVKWFAHLSRPRWLVFEPLIPFIWTVIFISGTVSAYIIWEKNPGSLITWLLMALYLVVEIITVAYIPLMLRFRSLKTGEILGLIGLILALVLAICVLPISLMAALLLLPYLVWTPIGTYTTDELRELNPQDA